The DNA sequence tAGAGTCTGATGACtctaaataatgaattgggtactctaaatgtataaaaataAACTAAGACAGCAAATTAGGAACATAAAAACAGATTGCAAGAGATTTTACAAATCTATAGGGAAATATTAAGGCTCCTTCAGGATGGCAATAAATATTAGAAGCACAAGGGACCACAATCCAAAGGATTCTAAAAACAGTGAATGTTCTGGCAATAATTATCTCAAATTCCCCAAGTCTCAGCACATTAGCCTGGGTGAAAAGTAAGCTGTGAAGATGGTAGATGATTCATGCTTGGAGGTTATTAGCTTGGTTTTACATGTTCTGCTTTTTGTAAAAATGAAACCTGTCAATGTTTGCATTGATGAACTTGGGGTGCCCACTAAGAACTTAAGCAGGCACAAAGCAGTAGCCTGCTGATCTTTTTCAAGGGAATAAGAGTGCAAGAATAAGGTTATGACAATGGTACAGAGCTTTTCTGAGACCACATGAAGCACTGTTAGTCTGCAATTTCCATATTCAAGAATGAggcagtacagcaaaggttcactaaattggtcgcAGTGATGAGGACCATTTCCCACTTATCTACAACGAAATCACATTCTACGATGTTTGTCATCTCAATAACCAAATCCCCCAATGTGTCATCCAATCACTGAACAGTACAGATCCCTCTGAAATATTAGAAGCAGAAGGGACCAAAATCCAaaaccagggactggtttagcacagggctaaaatcgctggatttgaaagctgaccaaggcaggccagcagcacagttcaattcctgtaccagcctccctatacaggtgccagaatgtggtgactaggagcattcacagtaacttcattcgaagcctacttgtgacaataaacaattgtaATTTTCATTCCATATCACTTCCTGCCAGCCTGCACAAGCAAAATGTAATACAACCGTTATTTTAACTGTAGCCGAAAGCTCAACCCAACCAAAGGTGGGTATAAAATTGAAACAGTTCATTTTTAACCCTTTTATTAATTTTGTAAACAGGCTACATGGTGTCATCCAAGAACATGACTAGGGCAGCAAGTTGTAACTGCACATCTTTGCAGGGATGTCTTCAGAACATCTGCAAAATCAGATACCTTCAGAACATAGATGACACCTGCAAAATAAAACACAAGGGAACTTGAAAATATAGAAGTTACAGCTTTAACAATTTACAGCAAGGACTTGCACAGCACTGCTAGCATTATATGGCATCCAAGTAAGCCTCAAACCCCATCAAATCAGCTTTTGAAACCATTCAAGATCCACATGGAATGTGAACATCacacatttactgctcattcccaaATGCCCTCAATTGGGACAGTTTCAATTCATCTTGTGTAGGTAGACCCACAATGTCATTCCAAGATTTGGACTAGCAACATGAAGGAAAGCAAgttcaatggggcagcacggtggttagcactgctgtctcacagctctggAGTACccagtgtctgtgtaggtctcaccctcacaacccaaagatgtgcaggttaggcggattgcccAATCTGCCAGGGGAAAAAACCTGGCTACTCTAAAACTTGcgactttgccctggatggtggcaGAAGTGGTCAGTGCTGCTGCCTCATCGTGTAGCGACTCCCAGTGGACAGCTCCTCCCTGAATGCCATACTATAAAATGCTCCTTGATTAAGGGCAGCAACTCATCTCAGTCTCCTAATGGGAATGTCGAGACCTGGATGAATGCTCCAGGAAAACAAGCTCAGAATGTAGTTGAAAGTCTAGGAATACACCCAGAGTAAAAACCCAGCTCGTAATGATAATGAAACTACCAGTTTTGCTGTCTGGCCCACAGGACTCAAGACCCACAGCAAGTGGCCAACACTTAACTGCCTTCAGAAATGGTCTACATTTCAGTTGTATTGAATGGTTTAAAAATGTGATGGGATTTATGCAGACTATAAATGCCAGACAGTAACAAACCATTAAACAAAATAAAAAGGTCTAATCTCAGCAGTCAGATCCGTTGTAAGTTTAATCAGGTGTCAGATTTGGGATAGTGACATCACTGATTAGACCATTTTGGGAAGCAACAGAATAATTTCCTTCAACTACAAGAAGTATTAAATGTTGCACTTACCCATGGTAGAATACATCCCTTGATCTGTGATAGAACTCTTCCATCTGTTACCTCAGCACTGTGGAAAATAATGAAAACATGTACAGATTACAATACAAATCAAGTGACTTTGATCATTCAACAAGTGGCTGCACATGGGTCATAGCAGTGTTAAAACGTTGGGGGATTTACAATTAAGCATTTCAattgttactttcagctactgcagTATCAGATTTGGTCAATTGAGCATCTCCATAGCCAAATTATGCAGCATCACCAGATTGTCACATTTCCAAAGATCACCCTACACATCTGGAAGGCACGAATGCCATAACAGTACCATTGTCAATGAGAACTTCAGCTTTGGAAACACCCAACAGTCAAAAGGGGCAAGTTTTGCCAAGAACAAGATTGGGTGCAGCAAAAACAGTAAAACCATTTACCTGCAGCCATCGCTAAACCGAGATCAAACTTCTGGAGGGCAATCCATCATGTAGAGCCAACTGCACCTTCAGATACAAGAGGGGCAGAACACATTCAGACCATTTTGCAACAGATTACATTTAAGTCAGACATAAGTGCTGGAAACATCAGCAGGATCTGGCAACACCTGTCGTGAGAAATAGAAAATTTCAGAACAACCTTCCATTTTCTCCTGCAATGTTAGTTTCTCTACAGATGCATTACCGTATTTTACTAAGCCAGTTGGTCAAATCTCAGTAGTCAGATCCGTATTTTATCATCAGAACTTCAGGTTCGGGATATTTTTCATCATTGATAAGACCAAGAGACAAGGGAAAACAAGCTAAACAAGCATGCACAAAATTCTAGCTGTACCACAAAACCATTTCCCACCAAGGTACATCTAACTTGCATTTCATTAAAAACATTGTACACAAGCGTCAAAGGAATGTAAGACAGGCCAAGGACACCAGAGGCACTGTGGCGGAGTGTACCAAGAACTCTGGACTAACCAGAATTACATCAGTTTAAGAAATTAGTcaacacactccagtgcctgttcgggtacactgagggagaattcacgtaacaagcgcgtctttgggaaaccagagcgcccagaggaaatccacgcagggggCACCTTCACCAAAGGGGATGAAAATCACAATAGAATCAGCacggagtctgcaccaacccactgaagtgCACACCACCCTGCAAACcgccacctaaactttggacacgaTGGGACAATTTAACATCCCTGGCACTTTTTTTGGTAAAGCATGAtcaatccacacatctttggactatgaggaAACCCAGACAGTTAGATGGGTTACAAATGCTGCCCAAACCAAAAGTATCAATATCCCACGCAACACTTAACAGCACAATTAAGTGTCGTATTGTGCATTAGCTGAGGCTAATAAAAatctccttccccaccccctcccaataacAGGACAGCTTGCAATTACACCCACCTACCACTGGACATCCTGTGGtaacctttagaacatagaacaatacagcgcagtacaggcccttcggcccacaatgttgcactgaaacaaaagccatctaacctacactatgccattatcatccatatgtttatccaataaacttttaaatgccctcaatgttggcgagttcactactgtagcaggtagggcattccacggcctcactactctttgcgtaaagaacctttaCAGCTACTTTGCACAGAAACATCCATGAGTCACCAAATCTTTATTAATGAAATTCAGCAACACGTATTGGCAAGAGCACCAGCAGGAACACTCCAACATACTTTGAAATAGTAAACAaaaaggtatgctcgaggcgctgatggggccggagCCTTCCCCCGACcccggagttggatggggcacatagaGCCCCcgaaaggaagcccaggacgggcaaccgaccgagggccttggtggtccgctttcaccggcttgctgacagggaacgtgtggtgcgatgggccaaggcagagaggagcagcagacggGAGAATTGAGGTgctcatctaccaggacttgggaacggagctggccaagaagcaTGCAGGATTCATcagggtaaaggcagccctctacaaaaaggtggtgaggtttggaatgctgtatcctcaaaagctttgggttacgtttgaggaactccactactactttgagacaccagaacaggtttggacttttattaaagaaaagctggacttgaactcaCGGGCACTTAGctttctcagtgctgtacagtgacaGCGATCTGTTAACCTAATTTGCTGACTAGGTGTGGACATCTAttaaaagctggacttgaactaaaggactctgggctctgagCTTGTGTGGCAGCGGTTCGTTAAATTTTCCTGTcctgtaatgttctatccaagattgttttctgcCGCGACAGAGAGCAGGGGCTGGAGGGTGCATTGTGTAGGGTGTTCTTGGGGGATAGCATCGgggtggggtagagagaggggccctgcacttggtatcttttggcagGAGATCAgggcctcggagagggggatgggctggttaggggacttgaaagggcacggtgagatacaatcaggttaatggcgtGTGGGGGAGGGCTTGAGCGCTCGGGTGGTAGACAGACAGGCACCAGCATAGGTCAGGGGGCCCCAGGAACTGTAggtggaggggggctgggagagggcagctgagaaggagagcagagaagacttaaatGGGCAAGGGGATTGTCAAGGGATCCCCAGGGTAGAAGGTcacttgcagactctcagggaagagcgcaggaaactgacagcagcaGCACCTGAGGGGGGggagagccacgttagtttagttgaacacgtgggtcagggcaaacagagctgacagggaaAGTGCTTTAttgacatgtttattctttcccactgtttgttttcactatgttaaggctctttgcattggGCCGGTTTTCTCTGGAAATgtaacaaatttgttttaaataaaaaatgtcAAGAAAAAGAAATGGTAAACAAGGCATTGTGGCCTCCATTTAACAGCTTACCTGAAAGACAGCATCTGTAGCATTGGCACACTCCCATGGTATTTGCACAGTTGTCAGTCTTATCCATAATGCTCAAGAGACACCACAACCCAGTGCCCCATCATAGCCACAGCTGACAGGGAAAGGAAAATTCCAACAATTAGATGGTGAAAAACACAATACAAGATCAAACTaaagccacgggggggggggggggggggggggcaaaaagtcTAATATCTTCCACATGCCTACATCAGCAGGATCTGGCAACACCTGTCGTGAGAAATAGAACTAACATTTCAGAACAACCATCCATTTTCTCCTGCAATGTTAGTTTCTCTACAGACGCATTACCGTATTTTACTAAGCCAGTTGGTCAAATCTCAGTAGTCAGATCCGTATTTTATCATCAGAACTTCAGGTTCGGGATATTTTTCATCATTGATAAGACCAAGAGACAAGGGAAAACAAACTAAACAAGCATGCACAAAATTCTAGCTGTACCACAAAACCATTTCCCACCAAGGTACATCTAATTTGCATTTCATTAAAAACATTGTACACAAGCGTCAAAGGAATGTAAGACAGGCCAAGGACACTAGAGGCACTGTGGCCGAGTGCACAAAGAACTCTGGACTAACCAGAATTACATCAGTTTAAGAAATTAGTCGACACACTCCAGtgcgtgttcgggtacactgagggagaactcacctaacaaacacatctttgggaaaccagagcgcccagaggaaatccacgcagggggCACCTTCACCAAAGGGATGAAAATCACAATAGAATCagcactgagtctgcaccaacccactgaagtgCACACCACCCTGCAAACcgccacctaaactttggacacgaTGGGACAATTTAACATCCCTGGCACTTTTTGTAAAGCATGAtcaatccacacatctttggactatgaggaaacccacagacacagggagagcttgcaaactccatagtcacccaaggctggaattaggtGTATTGGCTACACGAAATTGGCCATAAAGTGTCCAAACGGTTAGATGGGTTACTCGGCGACAGGAATAGGGCGgcagcatgggcttaagtagggtgctctttccaagagctgaaaggtctccttctgcactgtggatactctgattctatgaattgaacccagatcccagtATCATCCACTGCACCCAAGGTTTTCACAAGTTGGTTGAGATAGGACTGTGTCCAAatacaggattcacctgaggaaggagcagtgctctgaaaactagtgtttgaaacaaacctgttggactttaacctggtgttcttacTGTCCAAATACAGGAGCAGCAACAGTTTAAAAGATGCAGACAAACAGGCACAAAGAATTACAAAATCATATGCTGGAGCAGGAGCTTTACATGCATCCTAGATGATCATCATCAAAAACAGTTTAACTGGACAACATTTTATTTACACTGATCCTGTACAGATGGCTGGAGCATGTGCCAACAAATTACTAgtgtcgtggttccccaggacgacaattcgttcacaccgattaaaacagagagtctgagcagcaatcttcccagcagtagactttattcacctagcacaagagaataaagtcgggatgtccggaacaatccgacaagccctcaggcttacagtctttttatgtacatttcagctccatatctcaagattcttatctttcttatcttactttacagcccgaccttgctttggccaccattgtttttagttgACTCTTTATCTGTCTTATTCAAGATTGGTCGCTTCCTGTTTCCTCTCTTTGTTtcttaaaccatggtggttataactcttgcccttatctAAACTTCTGTTTGTGCAAtaatcgtggtttagctgacttaggccgaatgtgtgGAAACACCTGCTCACTTTATTCTCTCTTTTTTATTATGGTCAACTATTAAATCGAACCACTGAGCAGTATTCATTGTTCCCCCAAGTGACTATTGTCTGCATTCGTTAATTACTGACTGCTAtactacttttctgggtcttctgctttgatcatataaactatacttgattacattaggtcatctattctatgtttgattacgTTAGGTCACACTAGGTTACTCTAGGTTACATTAGGTCACATAGGTTACATACCCATTTCACTACTCACCTAAATCTGCTTTATCatttcactaaaacctatgattctgaattccatacctagctcatacaatatccagtacaaattTCCCAACATGTCCCCCCTTTGAGGCTATTTCCTAGCCTCATCTCGATTACCAAGCTCAAATAATCCCCTCGCTTGATCCCATTTGCATTTTTATTTTAATCACTCTTTGCAGGCGATGTGGAGGAGCCGAATACTTTGGTCAGGGATCAATGCCCCTATTCTAACTTTAGCATAATGTGTCTATCCAGGTTCTGATTCTTGGGTTGCTCCCCCAGATTGCCTGCTCCTGACAGTCATCAGCCAAAAACCTTCCCACCCTTGTCGAGGGAAGGGAAAAAGACTGATTCCTGTGTACAGACTAAGTTCTCTTGGTCCCCCGCGGATTTCAGCAAGGTGCTTATCGTTGTCACCAGACGATCTTCCACTATCGTAGTTAGTTTACAGTGACGAGTTTCAACTTCGACCAAGGTCATGGTAAATTCACTCAGCGGGGGCGGCTCGAAGTTTCCCCATTCCTCTGTTTTTCCTTTTGAGCGAGAATTGCGTATCACCCGAGTCACCATCTGCCGTGCTGCCACCCTGGTAAGGAAGGATCTCAGGACGGGTAGAAAGCAACAAAATATTAATCCCAGAATGATTATTGATGTGATTGCTACAGCTCCAGCCTTGGCAAACCATGCCCCCCATCTTCCGAACATTCTATCCAGCCAACTCCATACCCCCTGTCCAAACCCAGCATTTTCTTTCATTTCTTTCGCAAGATTCTTTAACTTATTCATGGCTTGTGTAAATGACCCCTCTGGACTAGTGTTATTAGGGATAAATGTGCAACACTGATCCCCAAACATAACACACACCTCCTTTTTCTGCCAGGAGCCAATCTAATGCCTGTCGATTTTGCCACGCCATTTTGCTGGTCGCATCCAACTGCTCTCCCAAGGCCGCCAGGGCAGCATTTGAATAATTAATAAACCTCTGCTGATTATAATAGATGTAATTGATCCACTCAGTATTCTTGTTGGGTGTGATCCAAAAAAGGATGGATTCAAACCCCGCGGCTATTTCACTCCTAGCTTTGAACTCATTCGGGATGCCTCGGGGCTGTCCAATCGCGTCCATTTGTATGTTAGGGTCAAGGGTATATGCCCTCTTAATTCTTTGTGATTTAATGCCGTTTTCCACCGGCAGTATCACAGTGCTCTGGGCCAGCATAACTCGGGCACATAGTCCCTTCCAATCCAGTGGTAATCGAGCCAGCAGCCCTTTTTCCGGGCCACAAAGCCACCAGAGATCGGCCAGTTGATTTACTTGATTTTCTAATAGATAAGGAGCGGGTGGCATTCCCCCTGTCCGGGCGGGAATAGCAGGGTTGAGCAGACTACGGATGTCGGATATATCCCAAATCCTTTCACACTGTCCTGTGTGGTTTCCCAAACTACTTCCCGTGCTGCCTTCCCTCCAATAGCAATCTTGGATTTGTAAGTTGGGCTCCACCCTCCATTCCTCTGGGGCCGCGTCCATTGCCGTCTTTGGCCATATTGGACAATCGTGGGCCACATGGTAGGTGCGCTTTTTTGCCCCAGCACGCAGGATACATAGGAATTGACACCTCGGCATTTTCCCCTTACAAAGGTTATCACATGCGGATCCTGAACAGTTCATCGTCTCATACGTGTAAGTCTGATTCTTATGcgtatatgtctgtgtgtatgtgttatatgTACGGCAATTTTCCTTTTTCCATTTTAGCAGCATGGTCCAACAGTCTCCTGATCCCCACGGTATATCAGTTACTTGGGTGCGTGGTCTTTCTGCCGCACATATCACAGTCTTTCCCATCACTGTTTTTCGTACCAGTATACTCAGCCCATTTCCACCAGATGTTTTTCTGTGCTTTCTCCCACATAGTATCTGTGCTCACTGACCGTTTACGTCTTGCTTGTCTTAATACTCCACCTTCCTGATTCTGCACCCTTATGTCCTCTGCATCCCACTTTCCTTTGTTACGGGTCAATGAAGTCCTCAAAAGGAAATAGTTTCCAAGTCCCAGGTGGGGAACGAGGCCCCCTCCCTGTTctcacctcccccagcaccttgACTAACAGGCCCAGGCTGGGCATTTGTATCATCAGCCAGCTCATGCACAGAACTACTTTCATCATCCTCTACTCTTTCTGTTCTACTTTGGCTCTGTTCCTCCTTCCCACGATTCTCCCCGTGTAGTTCTATCTCTTCCTCGCTGTTACTTCTATCCGCACTGCCACTGTCTTCAATCTCCCTTCTCTCCCCTACCCCTGTTATCGTTCTGGTACAATGGTTCAAGTGATACCACAGTGTACTGCCTTCTACTTGCAACGCCGTGGGAGACACTTTGGTGACTTCAAACGGTCCTTCTCGTCTCGGTTCGTTCCAACGTCTCCGGAACTTCCTGATGTATACTTGATCTCCAAGTTTGATCTGGTGTTCCGTTGCAGGgctctcctcctccttggccttttcCTGTTCAAATATAGTTCTATGTATAATAGTTAATTGTCGTACATACTCCCTTGCGTCCTGATCTAAACATTCCAGCGCGGGGCCCCCTGCTCCCCTGATCTTTGGCACCGGCATTACTCTTCCTGTCATCATTTCATGTGGGCTCAAATGTGTGATTCTGTTTTCCTGACTCCTGTAT is a window from the Scyliorhinus torazame isolate Kashiwa2021f chromosome 1, sScyTor2.1, whole genome shotgun sequence genome containing:
- the LOC140419194 gene encoding uncharacterized protein, which codes for MGKTVICAAERPRTQVTDIPWGSGDCWTMLLKWKKENCRTYNTYTQTYTHKNQTYTYETMNCSGSACDNLCKGKMPRCQFLCILRAGAKKRTYHVAHDCPIWPKTAMDAAPEEWRVEPNLQIQDCYWREGSTGSSLGNHTGQCERIWDISDIRSLLNPAIPARTGGMPPAPYLLENQVNQLADLWWLCGPEKGLLARLPLDWKGLCARVMLAQSTVILPVENGIKSQRIKRAYTLDPNIQMDAIGQPRGIPNEFKARSEIAAGFESILFWITPNKNTEWINYIYYNQQRFINYSNAALAALGEQLDATSKMAWQNRQALDWLLAEKGGVCYVWGSVLHIYP